A section of the Irregularibacter muris genome encodes:
- a CDS encoding DUF3100 domain-containing protein has translation MEKKLSVLKDYKLHLVALVVSIIAELIGPKNILVGDITIVLSPLIWSMLIVFAIYMIKPLKLVTEKNASTANYMMGVGLALLIAKLGVTSGSSMEEIKQAGLALVLQNFGNLGTILLALPLALLIGMKREAVGMSHSLSREANVGLIQDTYGGESAEFRGVMAVYIVGTLLGPIVMSVLASISIATGIVSPLGASMGVGAGSASMMTAGLGSLIEMYPELEAQMTAFAGLSNLISSVIALPLGVFLGLPLTEFLYDKLSRIMKRRGE, from the coding sequence TTGGAGAAAAAGTTAAGTGTTTTAAAAGATTACAAATTGCATTTAGTTGCCCTAGTTGTAAGTATAATAGCTGAATTGATCGGACCCAAAAATATCCTTGTAGGGGATATAACAATCGTCTTATCCCCATTGATTTGGTCAATGCTTATTGTTTTTGCTATATATATGATAAAACCTCTTAAATTAGTTACGGAAAAAAATGCCTCAACCGCTAACTATATGATGGGTGTAGGGTTAGCATTATTAATAGCAAAATTAGGAGTTACCAGTGGTTCTTCTATGGAAGAAATCAAGCAGGCAGGACTGGCTTTAGTCCTACAAAACTTTGGGAACTTAGGGACAATACTATTGGCCTTACCCTTAGCTCTTCTTATAGGAATGAAACGTGAAGCTGTAGGCATGAGTCATTCCCTAAGTAGAGAAGCTAATGTGGGGTTAATACAGGATACCTATGGTGGAGAGTCAGCGGAATTTAGAGGGGTTATGGCCGTATATATCGTTGGTACATTACTTGGACCAATTGTAATGAGTGTCTTGGCATCCATATCTATTGCTACTGGAATTGTTAGCCCACTAGGTGCATCTATGGGGGTAGGAGCTGGAAGTGCATCAATGATGACGGCAGGTTTAGGTTCACTTATAGAGATGTATCCAGAACTAGAAGCTCAGATGACTGCATTTGCTGGACTGAGCAACTTAATTTCAAGTGTCATTGCACTTCCTTTAGGAGTATTCTTAGGATTGCCTTTAACTGAATTCCTATATGATAAACTATCAAGAATAATGAAAAGAAGAGGTGAATAG
- a CDS encoding NAD(P)/FAD-dependent oxidoreductase, protein MKKNKRVIVVGGGAAGMMAAISAKRLGADVTILEKNPRVGKKILATGNGRCNFTNINTNITCYNGNNPKFSYSALSNFTIDDTIHFFEKLGISHKVEGLGKVFPRSDQASSILDVLLYELNGLGVSIICDANVEDITKKKDKFIIRLENGIKHSGDRVIITTGGKAMPSSGSDGKGYDLARKFGHTIRDVFPALVQLMLEGSFFKRITGVKFIGTAELIHKNKSLMKDRGDILFTNYGISGPPILQLSRKAGELLNKGKEAYLKVVIMDTMSKDELRKLMTKRFQVGAKKSIDFSLVGLINKKLIPIVLQEANIEDIKRPVANLSNKEKERIIDILSDWRFKITGTKSWTSAQVTAGGVDTKEINQNTMESKLVQGIFFAGEIMDIDGMCGGFNLQWAWSSGFTAGQGAAL, encoded by the coding sequence ATGAAGAAAAATAAGCGCGTTATAGTGGTAGGGGGAGGAGCAGCGGGCATGATGGCTGCTATTTCTGCAAAAAGACTAGGTGCTGACGTCACAATATTAGAGAAAAATCCACGGGTAGGTAAAAAAATACTAGCTACAGGAAATGGCCGATGTAATTTCACCAATATAAATACCAATATCACTTGTTATAATGGCAATAATCCAAAATTCTCCTATAGTGCATTATCAAACTTTACAATAGATGACACCATTCATTTTTTTGAAAAATTAGGAATTTCCCATAAAGTAGAGGGACTGGGCAAGGTTTTTCCTAGGTCTGATCAGGCTTCTAGTATCCTTGATGTTCTTTTATATGAATTAAACGGGCTGGGAGTTAGTATTATTTGTGATGCTAATGTAGAAGATATCACTAAGAAAAAAGATAAATTTATCATTAGATTGGAAAATGGCATAAAACATTCCGGCGATAGGGTGATCATAACTACAGGGGGCAAAGCCATGCCCTCTAGTGGTTCTGACGGTAAGGGGTATGATTTAGCAAGGAAGTTTGGACATACTATTAGGGATGTTTTTCCTGCCCTTGTGCAATTAATGTTGGAGGGTTCATTTTTCAAGCGAATTACTGGGGTTAAATTTATAGGGACAGCAGAGCTCATTCACAAAAATAAATCCCTTATGAAAGATAGGGGAGATATCCTCTTTACCAATTATGGAATATCCGGTCCACCTATATTGCAGTTAAGTAGAAAAGCAGGAGAGCTATTAAATAAAGGCAAAGAAGCCTATTTGAAGGTAGTCATCATGGATACCATGTCAAAAGATGAGCTAAGGAAGCTTATGACCAAGCGATTTCAAGTAGGAGCCAAAAAGTCCATTGACTTTAGCCTTGTGGGGCTAATAAATAAAAAACTAATACCCATAGTATTACAGGAAGCTAATATTGAAGACATAAAGCGCCCCGTAGCCAATTTGTCCAATAAAGAAAAAGAAAGAATCATCGACATTCTAAGTGATTGGCGATTTAAGATTACAGGAACAAAAAGTTGGACCAGTGCACAGGTAACCGCAGGCGGTGTGGATACCAAAGAAATTAATCAAAATACCATGGAATCCAAGTTGGTGCAAGGAATCTTTTTTGCTGGTGAGATCATGGATATCGATGGTATGTGTGGGGGTTTTAATCTCCAGTGGGCTTGGTCATCGGGATTTACAGCCGGACAAGGGGCTGCACTATAG
- a CDS encoding amidohydrolase, protein MNSKELKEKIIKAIEENKDLIIKTSREIYSTPEYGYKEFQSTKATVKFLKDLGLEVEENIAVTGCKTVMKGGKPGPNIAILGELDAISCATHKDAVETGAVHACGHNHQVAGMLGAALGLAKSGILQELAGNVSIIATPSEEFVELEYRAKLREEGKITYFGGKQELIKKGYFDDVDMAMMFHSSDMGEKDALVGPVSNGFIGKKVRFIGKESHAGSAPEEGINALNAAMLAMNNIHAQRETFKDSDRVRVHPIITKGGNIVNSVPDDVQMESYVRARTIEGMIDSNNKVDRALKAGAMAVGAKVEITNIPGYLPVLNYPEFNELFKNNLLFMGMPEEKIIKGGDFTGSFDLGDVSHLMPTIHPMIGGVKGNLHTRDFQVIDEDLAYVLPAKAMALTIVDLLYKDASTAKNILDNFKPAMTKKEYLDFMESVDKVESFEG, encoded by the coding sequence GTGAATAGTAAGGAATTAAAAGAAAAGATTATTAAAGCAATAGAGGAGAATAAAGATCTTATCATAAAGACAAGTAGAGAGATTTACTCTACACCAGAGTATGGTTATAAAGAATTTCAATCAACCAAGGCAACGGTTAAATTCCTAAAGGATCTTGGGTTAGAAGTAGAAGAAAATATAGCGGTTACAGGATGCAAGACAGTGATGAAGGGGGGGAAACCAGGGCCAAATATAGCGATATTGGGAGAGCTAGATGCAATTTCATGTGCTACACACAAGGATGCAGTGGAAACAGGAGCAGTACATGCATGTGGACATAATCATCAAGTAGCTGGAATGTTGGGAGCCGCTTTAGGCCTAGCGAAAAGCGGAATACTACAGGAATTAGCAGGAAATGTTTCGATAATCGCAACTCCTTCAGAGGAGTTTGTTGAATTAGAATATAGGGCGAAGTTAAGAGAAGAAGGTAAGATTACCTATTTTGGTGGGAAGCAAGAGCTAATCAAAAAGGGTTATTTCGATGATGTAGACATGGCAATGATGTTTCACTCTTCAGATATGGGAGAGAAAGATGCATTAGTAGGACCGGTAAGTAATGGTTTTATAGGTAAAAAAGTTAGATTCATAGGCAAAGAATCCCATGCAGGATCTGCACCAGAAGAGGGAATCAATGCTTTAAACGCAGCAATGCTGGCTATGAATAATATTCACGCCCAAAGGGAGACCTTTAAGGATTCGGATAGAGTAAGGGTTCATCCGATCATTACCAAGGGTGGAAATATAGTAAACTCCGTTCCTGATGATGTACAAATGGAATCCTATGTTAGGGCAAGGACAATAGAAGGAATGATTGATTCAAATAATAAGGTAGACAGAGCTTTAAAAGCAGGTGCTATGGCAGTAGGAGCTAAGGTTGAAATTACAAACATTCCAGGATATCTTCCAGTCTTAAATTATCCAGAGTTTAATGAATTGTTCAAAAATAACTTACTTTTCATGGGGATGCCTGAAGAGAAAATAATAAAGGGTGGAGATTTTACAGGATCCTTTGATCTAGGAGATGTATCTCATTTAATGCCAACTATTCACCCTATGATAGGGGGAGTAAAGGGAAATCTTCATACAAGAGATTTCCAAGTTATCGATGAAGATTTAGCCTATGTACTACCCGCTAAGGCCATGGCCTTAACGATTGTAGATTTATTATACAAGGATGCATCTACTGCAAAGAATATATTGGATAACTTTAAACCTGCAATGACCAAAAAAGAGTATTTAGATTTTATGGAAAGTGTAGATAAAGTAGAATCCTTCGAGGGATAA
- a CDS encoding HTH domain-containing protein: MNIGIIGPPDSGQKIAEIMEKNFPQLTPRIYDVSKIEEAYLKVRYAEGECQGLIFTGVGVYSKIIAKLDPSLPYVYIPFLASSIMKSLWALKEKFPDCKSFSIDTVEASEVEDALEELHLKDMEIHSMEYHPLYPEQKYVDFHINMQESKKVDVSIIGLGWVYEEMHKRGYPIVRLYSTKSSIKNTISDLCYKIKAVEVKESTIAVQLLNIRSQQDMSQYKILETNSILQNSLVGYLKEVQGSIFSQQWNQYIIFSNRGAIENIQNLDILKKTLDYLEKKNIIVHVGIGLGRTAHESEINARKALEIALKEEESCIFKIDGKKVEGPLLLERELSYDFVMDPSEIEEMAKLIDLNPLYIKKIQALKKKHAKDTFTSEELGKHLNVSTRTANRIIKKIIDNDCGEVVGLETNNPVGRPKQIIKIDFGLH; the protein is encoded by the coding sequence ATGAACATAGGAATAATAGGTCCTCCAGATTCTGGACAAAAAATAGCTGAAATTATGGAGAAAAATTTTCCCCAATTAACTCCTAGAATATATGATGTAAGTAAAATAGAAGAAGCTTATTTAAAGGTTCGATATGCTGAGGGAGAATGTCAAGGATTAATATTTACAGGGGTAGGGGTATACTCTAAGATAATAGCAAAACTCGATCCTTCCCTTCCTTATGTATATATTCCATTTTTGGCCTCTAGTATTATGAAATCTCTTTGGGCTCTAAAGGAAAAATTTCCAGATTGTAAATCCTTTTCCATAGATACTGTAGAGGCCTCAGAGGTGGAGGATGCTCTTGAAGAGTTACACTTAAAGGATATGGAAATCCATTCGATGGAATATCATCCTCTCTATCCTGAACAAAAGTATGTAGACTTTCATATCAATATGCAGGAAAGTAAAAAAGTAGATGTCTCTATTATAGGCTTGGGATGGGTATATGAGGAAATGCACAAGAGAGGCTATCCTATAGTAAGATTATACTCTACAAAAAGTTCTATAAAAAATACCATTAGTGACTTATGCTATAAAATAAAGGCCGTTGAAGTGAAAGAATCCACTATAGCTGTACAACTTTTAAATATAAGAAGCCAACAAGATATGTCCCAATATAAGATATTAGAAACCAATTCTATATTGCAAAATAGTCTAGTGGGATATCTCAAGGAAGTCCAGGGAAGTATTTTCAGCCAACAATGGAATCAATATATCATATTCTCCAATAGAGGAGCTATTGAAAACATTCAAAATCTAGACATCCTCAAGAAAACCCTAGATTATTTAGAGAAGAAAAATATCATCGTACATGTAGGGATAGGACTAGGTAGAACGGCACACGAAAGTGAGATAAATGCTAGAAAAGCCCTAGAAATTGCCCTAAAGGAAGAAGAAAGTTGTATTTTTAAAATAGATGGCAAGAAAGTGGAAGGGCCATTATTACTAGAAAGGGAACTGAGCTATGATTTTGTAATGGATCCTTCAGAGATAGAAGAGATGGCAAAGTTAATAGATTTAAATCCCTTATATATAAAAAAAATTCAAGCCCTAAAGAAAAAACATGCTAAAGATACATTTACTAGCGAAGAATTAGGGAAGCATCTCAATGTAAGCACGAGGACCGCCAATAGAATTATCAAAAAAATAATCGATAATGATTGTGGAGAAGTAGTGGGCCTAGAAACAAATAATCCTGTAGGTAGGCCTAAGCAAATTATTAAAATAGATTTTGGATTACATTAA
- a CDS encoding MATE family efflux transporter, with translation MEKSILKNFTKYVSLNVLGMIGLSCYILADTFFISKALGATGIAALNFSIPVYSVMHGIGLMIGIGGATRYSIVKSQHQDQRANSIFSHCMGLGLLIGMLFVLIGIIGPKFLAVVLGADATTLPLTKTYLTTMLCFAPFFIINNVVLAFVRNDHNPNLPMIAMLVGSFSNIILDYIFMFPLKMGMFGAAFATGLAPIISISVLSIHFIKGENNFKFVRSKVYWSSIWDIFSLGLSSFITEVSSAVVLITFNLVILNLEGNLGVASYGIIANIALVGISIFTGIAQGIQPLISKAYGMSNNTVLEKIIKFALVTSLVIAVAIYFGVFFTSDGIIRIFNSEQNLKIAQLTKTGLRIYFIGFFFAGINIIISTYLSAIEQARNAFIISILRGCVVIVPSVLLLSRLWEMTGIWLAFVFTELIVTMIAIPIANSNKEVEIGDKRAGTLAHITIKS, from the coding sequence ATGGAAAAATCTATTTTGAAAAATTTTACAAAATATGTAAGTTTGAATGTTCTTGGAATGATAGGACTTTCTTGTTATATTCTAGCGGATACCTTTTTTATATCAAAGGCATTGGGAGCAACAGGTATTGCAGCGCTTAATTTTTCTATTCCCGTTTACAGTGTAATGCATGGTATAGGACTAATGATTGGAATTGGGGGAGCTACAAGATATAGCATAGTAAAGTCTCAACATCAAGACCAAAGAGCCAATAGCATCTTTAGCCATTGTATGGGATTAGGTCTTCTTATAGGAATGCTATTTGTCCTCATTGGTATCATTGGCCCAAAATTTTTAGCGGTAGTTTTAGGGGCAGATGCAACTACCTTACCTCTGACAAAAACCTATTTAACCACCATGTTATGCTTTGCACCATTTTTTATTATCAATAATGTCGTACTTGCTTTTGTACGCAATGACCATAATCCCAATCTACCTATGATTGCCATGTTAGTGGGGAGCTTTTCCAATATTATCTTGGACTATATCTTTATGTTTCCTCTTAAAATGGGCATGTTTGGTGCTGCCTTTGCAACGGGACTTGCACCCATTATTAGCATAAGTGTATTGAGTATTCATTTTATAAAGGGTGAGAATAACTTTAAATTTGTCCGAAGTAAAGTATATTGGTCTTCCATTTGGGACATTTTCAGCCTAGGATTATCTTCCTTTATTACTGAGGTTTCCTCTGCTGTTGTTCTTATCACCTTTAACCTAGTTATTTTAAATTTAGAGGGCAATTTAGGGGTTGCCTCCTATGGCATTATTGCCAATATAGCCCTTGTAGGAATTTCAATATTTACGGGAATTGCCCAGGGTATTCAGCCCCTAATTAGCAAAGCTTATGGAATGAGCAATAATACCGTATTGGAAAAAATAATTAAGTTTGCCCTAGTTACCTCATTGGTAATAGCCGTAGCCATATATTTCGGTGTCTTTTTTACTTCTGATGGTATTATCAGAATTTTTAATAGTGAACAAAACTTAAAGATTGCACAACTTACAAAAACAGGACTTAGGATTTACTTTATAGGCTTCTTCTTTGCAGGGATTAATATTATTATAAGTACCTATTTAAGTGCTATAGAGCAGGCAAGAAATGCATTTATTATTTCTATTTTAAGGGGATGTGTGGTTATTGTTCCCTCAGTTCTTTTGTTAAGTAGATTATGGGAAATGACTGGCATATGGTTGGCATTTGTTTTTACAGAATTAATTGTGACCATGATTGCCATTCCTATAGCAAATTCAAATAAAGAGGTAGAAATAGGAGACAAGAGGGCAGGTACCTTAGCCCATATCACTATAAAAAGTTGA